The Arachis ipaensis cultivar K30076 chromosome B07, Araip1.1, whole genome shotgun sequence genome includes a window with the following:
- the LOC107607412 gene encoding uncharacterized protein LOC107607412, giving the protein MLSFEFLDFFGFEFLIIVRTELKNSLSNPKIFLTLNFHFKPLLRRHFIFTLEPSSFLRRPSSSSSLEPSLIFIFWNPAFWNPTLHRTQKTLTSITPPSISLVRRCVSQLATSFAVLLAVLVVVLLASLCRGSACLSLSRFCSPLPVVKYCSENNKRLIHFSTCEVYGKMIGSFLPKDSSASVDWREKGAVSPLKDQGQCGSCWVFSTVAVVEGINKIVRGELISLSEQELVDWFCS; this is encoded by the exons atgttatcatttgaatttcttgatTTCTTTGGTTTTGAATTCTTGATAATAGTTAGAACAGAGTTAAAGAATTCCCTTTCAAACCCTAAAATCTTTTTAACCCTAAACTTCCATTTCAAACCCTTATTGCGCCGTCACTTCATCTTCACTCTCGAACCCAGCAGCTTCCTTCGACGTCCATCGTCATCTTCATCACTGGAACCCAGCCTCATCTTCATCTTCTGGAACCCAGCCTTCTGGAACCCAACCCTTCATCGCACCCAAAAAACCCTAACCTCCATCACGCCGCCATCTATCTCACTGGTTCGTCGTTGTGTTAGCCAGCTAGCCACTTCTTTTGCTGTCCTTCTCGCCGTTCTGGTCGTTGTGCTGCTCGCCTCTCTCTGTCGCGGTTCTGCTTGCCTCTCTCTATCGCGGTTCTGCTCGCCTCTCCCTGTG GTGAAGTACTGCTCTGAGAATAACAAGAGGCTTATTCACTTCTCTACTTGTGAAGTGTATGGGAAAATGATTGGAAGCTTTCTCCCCAAAGATAGTTCTGCTTCTGTTGATTGGAGGGAGAAGGGCGCTGTCTCCCCCCTTAAGGATCAAGGCCAATGCG GGAGTTGTTGGGTATTCTCAACAGTTGCTGTGGTGGAAGGGATCAATAAAATTGTGAGGGGGGAGTTGATATCTCTGTCAGAGCAAGAGTTGGTGGACTGGTTCTG TTCTTAA